The Pyrenophora tritici-repentis strain M4 chromosome 8, whole genome shotgun sequence genome contains a region encoding:
- a CDS encoding MhpC, hydrolase or acyltransferase (alpha-beta hydrolase superfamily), whose amino-acid sequence MPSKYSKAVSKIPATIPDTRPLPRILCLHGGGVNAAIFERQSRSLIRHLQHSFRLVWADAPFFCDPHPDVVDVYSDYAPFRRWLRWLDEHHELDEWAVIDEIGYSMRTAMEDDDRAGGRGEWVGLMGFSQGAKLTASLLLEQQAREKYADMEGTEVPTGITGIPGLNWRFGILLAGRAPPINLNPDIIRSEALVRAGGISEGFEFCNEGVDEDATLRIPTLHVHGMKDPGLALHRILLNEYTAPGTAKLVEWGGPHRIPLKSSDIENVAGAIYDLASSTGVKVFRTV is encoded by the coding sequence ATGCCTTCCAAATACTCAAAGGCAGTGTCAAAGATACCGGCTACGATTCCAGACACGAGACCCTTGCCCCGAATCCTCTGTCTGCACGGCGGTGGTGTCAACGCTGCAATCTTCGAACGACAATCACGCTCGCTCATTCGCCATCTCCAACACTCCTTCCGCCTCGTATGGGCCGACGCTCCCTTCTTTTGCGACCCGCATCCAGACGTCGTCGATGTTTACAGTGATTACGCTCCCTTCCGACGCTGGTTGCGATGGCTCGACGAACACCATGAACTTGACGAATGGGCTGTCATTGATGAGATCGGCTACTCAATGCGAACAGCCATGGAGGACGACGACCGAGCCGGAGGGAGAGGAGAATGGGTGGGCCTAATGGGTTTCAGTCAAGGAGCCAAGCTTACAGCTAGTTTGCTCCTTGAACAACAAGCAAGAGAAAAATACGCGGACATGGAAGGCACAGAGGTCCCTACAGGCATCACCGGAATACCAGGGCTGAACTGGAGATTTGGTATATTATTGGCTGGAAGGGCACCGCCTATCAACCTCAACCCTGATATCATTAGGAGTGAAGCGCTGGTGAGGGCGGGAGGTATTTCAGAAGGCTTTGAGTTCTGCAACGAGGGCGTTGATGAGGATGCCACACTTCGCATACCTACTCTCCATGTCCACGGCATGAAAGACCCCGGTCTGGCTCTACACCGTATTCTTCTTAACGAGTATACCGCACCTGGTACTGCCAAGCTAGTGGAATGGGGAGGTCCGCATCGCATACCGCTTAAGAGCTCAGATATTGAGAATGTCGCTGGTGCGATATACGACCTCGCTTCCAGTACTGGAGTCAAGGTATTCAGGACTGTGTAA
- a CDS encoding Beta-elim-lyase domain containing protein translates to MSEFSQYTAKSSKSVTNGATHDGSAWGGKKNPAAFDFRSDVHTTPTRSMLKAIQECSLLDDVMMEDPTTKSLERFVSDLTGKEDALLVLSGTMGNQVALRAHLAQPPHAVLCDRRGHIINYEAGGVATLSQAMVQPLDAKNGTYLTLEDIQKYAVISDDVHACPTRVISLENTLNGAIMPLAEVKRISAWAREHDIIMHLDGARLWEAVAAGAGSLKDYCAEFDTISLCISKGLGAPIGSIIVGTKAFIKRSRWIRKSIGGGLRQAGVVAAPMRVAIEETFLGGKLTQSHENAKKIAKIWTDLGGKLQYPVDTNMVWLDLEAHEVNINNFIELGEKYGVTIRGGRLVVHYQIGEEAIEALRKVFTETLTGKESEGKLAEAPHDPEDLKLKGKGVE, encoded by the coding sequence ATGTCCGAGTTCTCGCAATACACTGCAAAGAGCAGCAAGAGTGTGACGAATGGAGCGACTCACGATGGTTCGGCTTGGGGCGGCAAAAAGAACCCGGCTGCCTTTGACTTTCGCTCTGACGTGCACACTACGCCAACCAGGTCTATGCTGAAGGCTATCCAGGAGTGCTCTCTGCTTGACGATGTCATGATGGAAGACCCGACGACCAAGTCTCTCGAGCGATTTGTATCCGATCTCACCGGGAAAGAGGACGCACTTCTGGTGCTGTCGGGTACCATGGGCAACCAGGTTGCACTGCGAGCACATCTCGCCCAGCCTCCACATGCCGTTCTCTGCGATCGGCGAGGTCATATCATCAACTATGAGGCAGGAGGAGTGGCGACCTTGAGCCAAGCCATGGTGCAACCGCTCGACGCGAAAAACGGCACATACCTCACCCTAGAAGACATCCAAAAGTACGCTGTCATCTCCGACGATGTTCACGCTTGCCCTACACGCGTAATCTCCCTCGAGAACACACTCAATGGAGCCATCATGCCTCTTGCTGAAGTTAAGCGGATATCAGCGTGGGCGCGCGAACACGACATCATAATGCACCTGGACGGCGCACGGTTATGGGAGGCAGTAGCTGCTGGCGCGGGTAGTCTCAAAGACTACTGCGCCGAATTCGACACCATAAGTCTGTGCATCAGTAAGGGTCTTGGCGCGCCCATTGGCAGCATCATCGTGGGCACAAAGGCCTTCATCAAGCGCAGCCGTTGGATTCGCAAGTCCATTGGCGGGGGCTTACGCCAGGCTGGTGTTGTCGCTGCCCCCATGCGTGTCGCCATCGAAGAGACCTTCCTCGGTGGCAAGCTCACTCAGTCTCATGAGAACGCGAAGAAGATTGCCAAGATTTGGACTGATCTTGGGGGTAAGCTGCAGTACCCTGTAGACACCAACATGGTGTGGCTAGATCTTGAAGCTCATGAGGTTAATATCAACAACTTCATCGAGCTAGGGGAGAAGTACGGCGTAACAATACGCGGTGGTCGCCTTGTCGTGCACTACCAAATTGGGGAAGAGGCGATTGAAGCGTTGCGCAAGGTCTTCACTGAGACCCTAACGGGTAAAGAGTCAGAGGGAAAACTGGCTGAAGCCCCGCATGACCCCGAAGACCTAAAGCTGAAGGGCAAAGGCGTGGAGTAG
- a CDS encoding HET domain containing protein: protein MPSHSTLDKFREPLAKRKNWRSRPAVGHETSSIGSTTIPNYSSQTNGISHEHVRLISPNSSPLAEPETSASEVRHEYEYERIDSPFIRLIELQSGNWTDPIECTLSTFDLNTVDLPDDSPYETLSYVWGDVSHRREIYIKGVPFNVTRSLFEALQVLRCPAGGGARIVWADGICINQNDQEEKTIQVQMMGRIYACGAKVLIWLGHFEPVQALLNLDMLCLLAAEEDGTESSSSGLLPETSSNGYGTSGTTHLRQFPTEQETPPEFSAPHYRWYSDDRSRSILVTPDPHTTDISFHKPDSLKHICPLFETAWFQRIWVIQEYIKSTSTEVLWGNASFSFDLLGKAVTSLRGYHYSKVAHYTTASSGINSCYDIYCMKRDDGTTNTFFKTLLLTKDRKATDPRDKIFALVELPFSDRGDDNFFPLAPDYSLDVANIYRTTARRLLLERKEIDILAYVKPGSPLADTWASWVPDWTHCRSSNALAGRKVSAYTPPVVHEPRCRFCATERFDSISVGGIVVDTVEYLAADIFDRKPSAKSYGFPRLSRQRKGWLHAINAFINHFQGTFEEMTVAKSLTAGGGAHLAVLEGEDEEAAFTADYREFVKYVSERKESWREYSETTNTLVNLVCNVVARRRFFVTKSGMLGLGPARVQEGDVVAVLLGASVPFLLRPVGRDGCHCRLVGECYVHDIMEGQAVEEWRAGRMSDMDFHIF from the exons ATGCCATCCCATTCGACCCTGGACAAGTTCCGAGAGCCTTTGGCAAAACGGAAGAACTGGAGGTCTCGCCCCGCCGTTGGGCACGAGACGAGCTCCATTGGTTCAACGACGATCCCCAACTATAGTTCACAAACAAACGGCATCTCCCACGAACATGTGCGACTTATCTCTCCAAATTCATCCCCCTTAGCCGAGCCAGAAACCTCCGCCAGTGAAGTACGACATGAATACGAGTACGAGCGAATAGATAGCCCTTTTATTCGTCTTATCGAATTACAATCGGGAAACTGGACCGACCCCATCGAGTGCACGTTATCTACTTTTGATCTAAATACAGTTGATCTTCCCGATGATAGTCCGTATGAAACGCTATCATATGTATGGGGCGATGTATCACACCGGAGGGAGATCTATATCAAGGGCGTACCCTTCAATGTTACTAGATCCCTATTTGAGGCTTTACAAGTCCTCCGGTGCCCTGCAGGCGGCGGCGCACGTATTGTTTG GGCAGATGGGATATGCATCAATCAAAACGACCAAGAGGAGAAGACCATCCAAGTGCAAATGATGGGCAGAATATATGCTTGTGGTGCAAAGGTCCTGATATGGCTCGGTCATTTTGAGCCTGTTCAGGCTCTCCTAAATCTAGACATGCTATGCTTACTTGCTGCTGAAGAAGATGGCACAGAGTCGTCGTCCTCAGGTCTGCTGCCAGAGACATCCAGTAATGGATATGGTACTAGTGGAACCACGCATCTCAGACAATTTCCAACTGAACAAGAGACACCACCCGAATTTTCAGCGCCACACTATCGATGGTACAGCGACGACCGTTCCCGCTCAATCCTCGTAACCCCAGACCCCCATACCACCGACATCTCCTTCCACAAGCCCGATTCCCTGAAACACATCTGCCCCCTCTTCGAAACCGCCTGGTTCCAACGCATCTGGGTAATCCAAGAATACATCAAATCTACCTCCACAGAGGTCCTCTGGGGCAACGCAAGCTTCAGCTTCGACCTGTTAGGAAAAGCCGTAACCAGCCTAAGGGGATACCACTATAGCAAGGTCGCGCACTACACCACAGCCAGCTCGGGCATAAATAGCTGCTACGACATCTACTGCATGAAACGCGACGACGGTACAACAAACACATTCTTCAAAACCCTTCTCTTGACCAAAGACCGCAAAGCAACGGACCCGCGCGACAAAATCTTCGCTCTCGTCGAACTGCCCTTTAGCGACAGAGGCGACGACAATTTCTTCCCCTTAGCCCCAGATTACAGCTTAGATGTCGCAAACATCTACCGCACCACCGCACGCCGCCTCTTGCTAGAACGCAAGGAGATCGATATCTTGGCTTACGTCAAACCCGGCTCCCCACTAGCAGATACCTGGGCCTCTTGGGTACCAGATTGGACGCACTGTCGTTCCTCCAACGCCTTGGCCGGCAGAAAAGTAAGCGCTTACACTCCACCCGTTGTGCACGAACCGCGATGCCGGTTTTGCGCTACCGAGCGCTTCGATTCGATCTCCGTTGGTGGTATCGTAGTAGACACCGTTGAGTATCTTGCCGCGGATATCTTTGACAGGAAGCCGTCGGCGAAATCGTACGGGTTTCCCAGATTATCACGCCAGAGGAAGGGTTGGCTCCACGCTATCAATGCGTTTATAAACCATTTCCAGGGCACGTTTGAAGAGATGACGGTAGCGAAGAGTTTGACGGCCGGAGGAGGTGCGCACCTAGCTGTACTGGAaggcgaggatgaggaggcTGCGTTTACGGCTGATTATCGCGAGTTTGTAAAGTATGTTAGTGAGAGAAAGGAGTCGTGGCGAGAGTACTCGGAGACGACTAACACTCTTGTGAATTTGGTTTGTAACGTTGTGGCAAGGCGGCGTTTCTTTGTTACGAAATCGGGGATGTTGGGGCTAGGGCCAGCGAGGGTTCAGGAGGGCGATGTTGTGGCGGTGTTGTTGGGAGCTTCAGTGCCGTTCTTGTTGAGGCCAGTGGGTAGGGATGGGTGCCATTGTAGGTTGGTCGGGGAGTGTTATGTGCATGATATTATGGAGGGGCAGGCTGTGGAGGAGTGGCGGGCTGGGAGGATGTCGGACATGGATTTTCATATATTCTGA